A window of the Verminephrobacter eiseniae EF01-2 genome harbors these coding sequences:
- a CDS encoding carbohydrate ABC transporter permease — MRSRRARSEGNSRLDFISVSFTLVVLVFIVVMIIPVAWAILLGFTHSGPFQAGTTYAGLDNYRAVLADPAFWRALGIGASYAMLTTALEMVLGVGIAILLFKSGQPIFTSLALLPYMIPTVTTALVWHWMTNNLYGIVNHLLLQSGLADMPVDFAGHGAWAFGLVTVASVWQFTPFVILVTLSNLGTIERSVHEAAYIDGANWWQQVARITLPIIRTSILLILLLRGIWMFNRFDVIWLLTAGGPLGATSTLPIYAYERAFGDNSYGPAGATSTIIFGILLVLGIVYMRLFQPDKEVARG; from the coding sequence ATGCGCAGCCGACGCGCCAGGAGCGAGGGGAACTCCCGCCTGGATTTCATCAGCGTGTCCTTCACGCTCGTGGTCTTGGTCTTCATCGTGGTCATGATCATCCCGGTGGCTTGGGCGATTTTGCTGGGCTTCACGCACAGCGGTCCGTTTCAGGCCGGCACGACCTACGCGGGGCTGGACAACTACCGCGCCGTGCTGGCCGATCCGGCGTTCTGGCGCGCGCTGGGCATAGGTGCCAGCTATGCAATGCTTACCACCGCGTTGGAAATGGTGTTGGGCGTGGGCATCGCCATCTTGCTGTTCAAGTCGGGCCAACCGATCTTCACCAGCCTCGCGCTACTGCCCTACATGATTCCGACGGTCACCACGGCGCTGGTTTGGCACTGGATGACCAACAACCTCTACGGCATCGTCAATCATCTGCTGCTCCAAAGCGGGTTGGCCGACATGCCGGTTGATTTCGCAGGGCACGGCGCCTGGGCTTTCGGCCTTGTCACGGTGGCCAGCGTCTGGCAGTTCACGCCCTTCGTGATTCTGGTGACCTTATCAAACCTCGGCACGATCGAGCGCAGCGTCCATGAAGCCGCATACATTGACGGGGCCAACTGGTGGCAGCAGGTAGCGCGCATCACGCTGCCCATCATCCGCACCTCGATCTTGTTGATATTGCTGTTGCGCGGCATCTGGATGTTCAACCGATTCGACGTGATCTGGCTCTTGACGGCCGGCGGGCCGCTCGGAGCCACGAGCACATTGCCGATTTACGCTTACGAGCGCGCCTTTGGCGACAACAGCTATGGACCAGCGGGCGCCACCTCGACCATCATCTTCGGCATTTTACTGGTGCTGGGTATCGTCTATATGCGCCTGTTCCAGCCCGACAAGGAGGTCGCCCGTGGCTAA
- a CDS encoding carbohydrate ABC transporter permease encodes MAKKITLARAAPTTLLVLWLIPTLFPFYWMLKSALGHAQDVYKPSLGIQNASLDNFVSLLSSTHFLANATNSLKVALAAACVVMACSALGGYALARMRFKHKTLLAQVVLFSYMFPEILLGIPFFAMFQKIGLLNSLSGLALAHVTLSLPFGLWLMWQFYQSLPMSYEEAAQIDGASKFQTFYRIMLPLSIPALAAVFIFGFAASWNDYVLGLMLIRDDQMFTLPIAMSLFVQQMDLNWALIQAANVLLALPGLLLVLFGQKYLVRGLQTSGLAN; translated from the coding sequence GTGGCTAAGAAGATAACGCTGGCCCGGGCCGCGCCGACGACACTGCTGGTACTCTGGCTGATCCCCACGCTGTTCCCGTTTTACTGGATGCTGAAGTCGGCCCTGGGCCACGCGCAGGACGTGTACAAACCGTCGCTCGGCATACAAAACGCATCACTCGATAATTTCGTCAGCCTTCTATCGAGCACCCACTTCCTTGCCAACGCGACCAACAGCCTGAAGGTCGCGCTGGCCGCCGCATGCGTGGTGATGGCGTGCAGCGCGTTGGGCGGCTACGCGCTGGCGCGCATGCGTTTCAAACACAAGACACTGCTCGCGCAGGTGGTCCTGTTCTCCTACATGTTCCCGGAAATCTTGCTGGGCATCCCGTTTTTTGCGATGTTCCAGAAGATCGGACTGCTCAACTCGCTGTCCGGGTTGGCCTTGGCGCATGTCACGCTGAGTCTACCGTTCGGTCTGTGGTTGATGTGGCAGTTCTATCAGTCGTTGCCGATGTCATATGAAGAAGCCGCGCAGATCGACGGCGCGAGCAAGTTCCAGACCTTTTATCGCATCATGCTGCCGCTTTCAATTCCGGCGCTGGCTGCAGTATTCATTTTTGGCTTTGCGGCTTCGTGGAACGACTATGTCCTGGGCCTCATGCTGATCCGCGACGACCAGATGTTCACGCTACCGATCGCCATGAGCCTGTTCGTGCAGCAGATGGATTTGAACTGGGCGCTCATCCAGGCTGCCAACGTGCTTTTGGCACTGCCTGGGCTGCTGCTTGTGTTGTTCGGTCAAAAGTACCTCGTGCGTGGCTTGCAGACCAGCGGTCTGGCGAACTGA
- a CDS encoding GMC family oxidoreductase, whose amino-acid sequence MRSVETDYVVIGAGSAGCVLANRLSADPVNHVVVLEAGGVDRNIWIHIPIGYGKTFFDKEINWMFKTEPEPALGGRAIDQPRGRVLGGSSSINGLLYVRGQAQDYDGWAALGNFGWGFPDVLPFFKRAEDQQRGADAWHGVGGPLSVSDLPEPHPIADAFIASAEANGVPRNPDFNGSRQEGVGYFQATARRGLRRSTARAYLHPVMTRSNLQVQTGAQVGRILLEGAGDALRAVGVAYVKDGREQRVMARREVILSGGAIQSPQILQLSGVGPAALLRQHRIAVVRDLPGVGANLQDHMQGRLIYQTHAPITLNDDMMGIAGRIRIGLRYMLQRKGPLGWWAGVAGGFARTRPDLDRPDIQFHLYPFSTDRKDKPALHRFSAFTLTVCQLRPYSRGSVHIQSANPLQAPAIRMNYLSDPRDIEVLTSGLVLARQIASTAPLAGLIKTERSPGIEVTSRAGLHKFLREKGMSVYHPVGTCRMGASADCVVDERLRVHGISGLRVSDASIMPTLISGNTNAPAIMIGEKAADMILTDQSGKAA is encoded by the coding sequence ATGCGTTCCGTAGAAACTGATTACGTAGTCATCGGCGCCGGTTCAGCCGGCTGCGTACTTGCCAACCGTTTGTCGGCCGACCCGGTCAATCATGTCGTCGTGCTTGAGGCCGGGGGCGTGGACCGCAACATCTGGATCCACATACCCATCGGCTACGGAAAGACTTTCTTCGACAAAGAGATCAACTGGATGTTCAAGACCGAGCCCGAGCCGGCCTTGGGTGGGCGCGCCATCGATCAGCCACGCGGCCGTGTGCTTGGTGGATCCAGTTCCATCAACGGCCTGCTCTACGTGCGCGGCCAAGCTCAGGACTACGACGGATGGGCCGCGTTGGGCAACTTTGGCTGGGGTTTTCCGGACGTGCTGCCGTTCTTCAAGCGCGCCGAAGATCAACAGCGCGGTGCCGATGCCTGGCATGGGGTTGGTGGCCCGTTGTCCGTGAGCGATCTGCCCGAGCCTCATCCGATCGCAGATGCCTTCATCGCTTCTGCGGAGGCCAACGGCGTGCCACGCAATCCGGATTTCAATGGGAGCAGGCAAGAAGGCGTGGGCTACTTTCAGGCGACGGCGCGGCGTGGCCTGCGCAGGAGCACGGCGCGAGCGTATCTGCATCCGGTGATGACGCGCTCCAACCTGCAGGTACAGACCGGCGCGCAGGTCGGCCGCATTCTGCTGGAAGGTGCCGGCGATGCATTGCGTGCCGTCGGCGTGGCCTATGTCAAGGACGGGCGCGAACAGCGCGTGATGGCAAGGCGGGAAGTAATTCTGTCGGGCGGTGCGATCCAATCACCGCAGATTCTGCAACTGTCTGGCGTCGGTCCGGCCGCGCTGCTGCGCCAACACCGGATTGCTGTAGTGCGCGACCTGCCCGGCGTCGGCGCAAACCTGCAAGACCACATGCAGGGACGCTTGATCTATCAGACCCATGCGCCGATCACGCTCAACGACGACATGATGGGCATCGCCGGACGCATCCGGATCGGGCTGCGCTACATGTTGCAGCGCAAGGGCCCGTTGGGTTGGTGGGCGGGGGTGGCAGGCGGCTTTGCGCGCACCCGCCCGGATCTGGACCGTCCCGACATCCAGTTCCATCTCTACCCTTTTAGCACCGACCGCAAAGACAAGCCTGCGCTGCACAGGTTCTCGGCCTTCACGCTCACCGTATGCCAACTGCGACCGTACTCGCGCGGCTCAGTTCATATCCAGAGCGCAAATCCGCTACAGGCGCCGGCAATCCGGATGAACTACCTCAGCGACCCGCGCGACATCGAGGTGCTGACCAGCGGGCTCGTGCTGGCCCGCCAGATCGCAAGCACCGCACCACTGGCCGGCCTCATCAAGACCGAGCGCAGCCCGGGCATTGAGGTGACGTCACGTGCCGGCTTGCACAAGTTTCTTCGGGAAAAGGGGATGTCGGTGTACCACCCGGTCGGGACCTGCCGCATGGGCGCGTCGGCCGACTGTGTGGTGGACGAGCGGCTGCGCGTGCATGGCATCTCGGGCCTGCGCGTGTCTGATGCGTCCATCATGCCCACCCTCATTTCCGGCAACACCAATGCACCGGCCATCATGATCGGCGAGAAAGCCGCCGACATGATTTTGACCGACCAATCCGGCAAGGCTGCTTGA
- a CDS encoding NAD-dependent succinate-semialdehyde dehydrogenase: MHTYPELGLFIDGQWHLAQGRNTEPVMDPATGRVLGNLPHASKADLEHALQAAQRAFIQWRKVPASERANILRRAAALVHQRRDTIARTLTLEQGKLLTEARDEVDAAADIIEWSAEEARRIYGRVIPGRRQDITQMVVHEPAGPVAAFTPWNFPASTPSRKISSALAAGCTVILKASEETPATAVELVRAFADAGAPAGVIALVFGVPEQVSQRLIASPIIRKISFTGSIPVGKALTRLAADGLKRVTMELGGHGAALVFADADVLHAARTLAAGRFRNAGQVCIAPSRFFVHERVLDLFTAEFVRAAQATQVGDGLDATATMGPLASERRVQAMQAIVADALARGATLACGGRRIERPGCFFEPTVVLNPAPDCRLMQEEPFGPIAPIVPFSDLDEVLAHANALPYGLSAYVFSQNIGTAMAAARGLEAGMVAINSLSLALTETPFGGVKASGLGHEGGTEGVQAYTVKKFISLA, translated from the coding sequence ATGCACACCTATCCTGAACTGGGCTTGTTCATCGACGGACAGTGGCATCTCGCGCAAGGTCGCAATACCGAACCGGTCATGGACCCTGCCACCGGTCGAGTATTGGGAAATCTGCCCCATGCCAGCAAGGCTGACCTCGAGCACGCATTGCAAGCCGCGCAGCGGGCCTTCATCCAATGGCGCAAAGTGCCCGCCAGCGAACGTGCCAACATCCTGCGCCGCGCCGCTGCGCTGGTGCACCAACGCCGCGACACCATCGCCCGCACACTGACGCTGGAGCAGGGCAAGCTATTGACCGAAGCACGGGACGAGGTAGATGCCGCAGCCGACATCATCGAGTGGTCGGCCGAAGAAGCCCGCCGCATCTACGGCCGCGTGATCCCAGGCCGCAGGCAGGACATCACGCAGATGGTGGTGCACGAGCCCGCAGGACCGGTGGCCGCGTTCACCCCCTGGAACTTCCCGGCCAGCACGCCGTCACGCAAGATCAGTAGCGCCCTCGCGGCGGGTTGCACGGTCATCCTGAAAGCGTCGGAGGAAACACCCGCCACGGCTGTCGAATTGGTGCGCGCGTTTGCAGACGCAGGCGCACCCGCTGGCGTGATTGCTCTCGTGTTTGGCGTGCCGGAACAGGTGTCGCAGCGGCTCATTGCCAGCCCGATCATTCGCAAGATTTCGTTCACCGGCTCGATCCCGGTAGGCAAAGCTCTGACGCGATTGGCTGCGGATGGCCTCAAGCGCGTGACGATGGAACTGGGTGGCCACGGTGCCGCGCTGGTGTTCGCCGATGCCGATGTGCTGCATGCCGCGCGTACCTTGGCCGCCGGACGTTTTCGCAACGCCGGCCAAGTCTGCATCGCGCCCAGCCGTTTCTTCGTGCATGAACGGGTACTTGATCTCTTTACTGCCGAGTTCGTTCGCGCAGCGCAAGCCACGCAAGTCGGCGACGGGCTGGACGCCACGGCCACGATGGGCCCGCTGGCCAGCGAGCGCCGCGTGCAAGCCATGCAGGCAATCGTCGCCGATGCGCTGGCGCGCGGCGCCACCTTGGCCTGCGGCGGTCGGCGCATCGAACGGCCTGGCTGCTTCTTTGAACCCACTGTGGTGTTGAACCCTGCGCCCGACTGTCGCCTGATGCAGGAGGAACCGTTCGGCCCCATCGCCCCGATCGTGCCTTTCAGCGATCTGGACGAGGTGCTGGCGCACGCCAATGCGTTGCCCTATGGCCTGTCAGCCTATGTGTTCAGCCAGAACATCGGCACCGCCATGGCCGCTGCGCGCGGCTTGGAGGCGGGCATGGTCGCCATCAACAGCCTGTCGCTGGCGCTGACCGAAACGCCGTTCGGTGGCGTGAAGGCAAGCGGCCTGGGCCACGAGGGCGGGACCGAGGGCGTCCAAGCCTACACGGTCAAGAAATTCATCAGTCTGGCCTGA
- a CDS encoding ABC transporter ATP-binding protein, with translation MASLELRDIRKTYDKIEVIKGVSLFIRDGEFVAFVGPSGCGKSTLLRMMAGLEDISAGQLRIGARLINDVPSKDRDIAMVFQNYALYPHMTVAGNMSFALELRGETKAEIARRIEKAAAILGLSQLLERLPRQLSGGQRQRVAMGRAIVRDPQVFLFDEPLSNLDAKLRVQMRTEIRQLHDQLKVTMVYVTHDQTEAMTMADRIVILRDGVIEQVGAPLELYDHPTSQFVAGFIGSPSMNFLSGNVAGDGFVSSGGLRLPLPAHGAGCEGQSVVYGIRPENLHLGADGLPFEVVTVEPMGSETQIVARHQKEEVVFTLRERNLPRRGETVLLRADTQHVHLFHADTGAVVQA, from the coding sequence ATGGCTTCTCTCGAACTGCGGGACATCCGCAAAACCTACGACAAGATCGAAGTCATCAAGGGCGTGTCGCTGTTCATCCGCGACGGCGAGTTCGTCGCTTTCGTCGGGCCATCGGGCTGCGGCAAATCCACGCTGCTGCGCATGATGGCGGGCCTTGAAGATATCAGCGCGGGTCAGCTACGCATAGGGGCGCGCCTGATCAACGATGTGCCGTCCAAGGACCGGGACATCGCCATGGTGTTCCAGAACTATGCGCTGTATCCGCACATGACCGTGGCGGGCAATATGTCGTTTGCGCTCGAATTGCGCGGCGAGACGAAGGCCGAAATTGCCAGACGGATCGAGAAGGCGGCGGCCATATTGGGACTGTCGCAATTGCTGGAGCGCTTGCCGCGCCAACTCTCTGGCGGGCAGCGCCAGCGCGTAGCCATGGGCCGTGCCATCGTGCGTGATCCGCAGGTCTTTTTGTTCGACGAGCCGTTATCTAACCTGGACGCCAAGCTGCGTGTGCAAATGCGCACCGAGATACGCCAATTGCACGACCAGCTCAAGGTCACCATGGTCTACGTCACGCACGACCAGACGGAGGCCATGACGATGGCCGACCGAATCGTCATCCTGCGCGACGGTGTGATCGAGCAAGTCGGGGCACCGCTGGAACTGTACGACCACCCGACGAGCCAATTCGTGGCGGGCTTCATTGGCTCGCCGTCCATGAACTTCTTGAGCGGCAACGTGGCCGGAGACGGCTTCGTCTCCAGTGGAGGATTGCGCCTGCCGCTACCGGCCCATGGTGCGGGCTGCGAAGGCCAAAGCGTCGTTTACGGGATTCGCCCCGAAAACCTGCACCTTGGCGCTGACGGCCTGCCGTTCGAGGTCGTGACCGTAGAGCCCATGGGATCGGAGACTCAAATCGTCGCGCGCCATCAGAAAGAGGAGGTGGTGTTCACTCTGCGAGAGCGCAATCTGCCACGGCGCGGCGAGACCGTGCTGTTGCGGGCCGATACGCAACATGTCCATCTGTTCCATGCCGACACTGGCGCGGTGGTGCAGGCATGA